The genomic segment CGAACAATTCCTCCTTCAATTATTCCAACATTAGCAGTAGTTTCATAATCTATTCTACCTTGTTTTAAGGCAACTATTGCTTTAGAAGCAGCAAGTATAGCATTAATTCCTTTTTCGGGTTCCATTCCGGCATGAGCCGATTTTCCTTTTACAGTAACATCAAAAGTAAAATATGATGGACCTCCAATGATAATTGTATCTAAAGTATCATTATCGAGTAAGAATCCTTTTTTTGCCGTTAATTTTGAATAATCAAGATTTTTAACACCAAACAAACCTATTTCTTCTTCTCGAGAAATAGCGACTTCAATAGGCGGATAAACTTCAGCAATTCTAATGGCTTCCAACATTTCAGCTATACCTGCTTTATCATCGGCACCAAGTATAGTGTCTCCCTTTGATCTAATGACTCCATCTTCTAAAATAGGTTCTATACCTATACCGGGTTTTACAGTATCAGCGTGACAGGATAATAGAACAGGGTCTTTACCTTTACATCCTTTGGCAGGTAACTTAGCAATAAGATTTCCATAACTATCTTGTTCGGTTTTAGCACCCAATTTTTGGTATTCTTTTTCAAGATAATTAATAAAATTTGCCTCATTACTCGATTCACTATCAATCTGAACCATTTCCATAAACTGCTTAATCATTCTGTCTGACATTGCTTTATTTTTTTTGATTATTACTCAATTTTTACTAATTCATAATTTGTACTTCGTCCACCGCTTGCTTCTTTCTGTAAAATATTTTTCTTCATCAAATCTTGAATATCTCTTAAGGCTGTGTCCTGAGAGCATTTATTTATCTTTCCCCATTTTGAAGAGGTCAACTTACCATTAAATCCATCAAGTAGTTTATTTATCATTTTTTGCTGCCTTACATTAAGGATAGTAGTGGAATGTAATTTCCAAAATTCTGCTTTATACAGCACTTTTGATAAAATTTCTTCCGTAGCGTTTATCGCATTTGTTAAACAATTTAAAAACCATAATATCCATTCAGTAATATCTAAATGACCTTTTTGTGTTTTTTCTAATATATTATAATATTCCTTTCGTTCAAGTCTGATTTGTGCTGACATACTATAAAATCTTTGCATACTTTTATCCGAACGTGCTAATAACATATCAGTTATTACTCTTGCTATTCTTCCGTTTCCATCATCAAATGGATGGATTGTTACAAACCATAAATGTGCAATTGATGCTTTTAATACTAAATCTAATCCATCTTCATTTTCAAACCAATTTAGGAATACATCCATTTCTTGGGCTACTAGCTCAGGTTTAGGTGCTTCATAATGTACCTTCTCCTTTCCCATAGGTCCGGAAACTACT from the Bacteroidales bacterium genome contains:
- a CDS encoding Fic family protein; its protein translation is MHRIKIYIYEQDNWPYFTWDNKKVMLKLGETRNLQGKLLGKMETLGFDLQNEAVLDTLTLDVIKSSEIEGEFLEKEQVRSSIARRLGLDIAGSVYSERNVEGVVEMMLDATQRYSTPLNSDRLFDWHAALFPTGRNNMHKIIVANWRKAPMQVVSGPMGKEKVHYEAPKPELVAQEMDVFLNWFENEDGLDLVLKASIAHLWFVTIHPFDDGNGRIARVITDMLLARSDKSMQRFYSMSAQIRLERKEYYNILEKTQKGHLDITEWILWFLNCLTNAINATEEILSKVLYKAEFWKLHSTTILNVRQQKMINKLLDGFNGKLTSSKWGKINKCSQDTALRDIQDLMKKNILQKEASGGRSTNYELVKIE
- a CDS encoding M20/M25/M40 family metallo-hydrolase, producing MSDRMIKQFMEMVQIDSESSNEANFINYLEKEYQKLGAKTEQDSYGNLIAKLPAKGCKGKDPVLLSCHADTVKPGIGIEPILEDGVIRSKGDTILGADDKAGIAEMLEAIRIAEVYPPIEVAISREEEIGLFGVKNLDYSKLTAKKGFLLDNDTLDTIIIGGPSYFTFDVTVKGKSAHAGMEPEKGINAILAASKAIVALKQGRIDYETTANVGIIEGGIVRNGVPDKVVFKAECRSLSHEKAEKLADEMKTIISREVESMGAQVEIIESNLCKAVDIPENSFTVDLSKKALKTVGIDAKATFMTGFTDASIYNNMGIEMAVVGIGARNEHALDEHIYIEDMEKALKMIVELLRLSAQ